One genomic segment of Micromonospora sp. WMMC415 includes these proteins:
- the fdhF gene encoding formate dehydrogenase subunit alpha has protein sequence MRLSVDTIGVEVGAGATVLDAVRAAGAVVPTLCYDERLTPQGSCRVCLVAVQGRAVPACTTPAADGMEIQTGGEVARRPARLALELLVSQLPARALDIPAERSELVRACHHFGLTASRFDGATRNAGVDHSHPYVKLDRDLCIACNRCVRMCAEVQGTFALSLAGRGFDTVVVAGTGGPWVSSPCVACGGCVDTCPSGALSEPGLSDPRPISRTTTTTCGYCGVGCTLRVHVRDDAVAAITPVHDAPVNRGHACVKGRFAHAFIRSRERLTTPLVRDGGRDSPLRPASWREALTVAATRLAAIRDRHGPDAIGMISSARATNEENYLAQKFARVVLGTNNIDNCSRLCHAPSAVGLTASFGHAGGTNSVDDLDHTDCILIAGANPTEAHPVIGARLKQLVLRGARLVVIDPRRIDLAEMADVHVQAGPGSNVAVFNGIARVLLDEGYADREFLRTRASGLAELTALLADYPPDHAARLAGVAPGTLIEAARLYGAARRPAILYGLGITEHAHGTDGVRTLANLAILKGAVGTPGCCGVLSMRGQNNVQGASDMGALPDMLPGYQRLTDSGVRARFDRAWHAEVPARPGLRILDMFASAIAGHVRAMYVIGEDIAQTDPDSGNVRRALAACDLVINHDVFLSTTAEHADVVFPAVPFLEKDGTFVNFDRRVQRVRPALDPPGQARSDFDILHLLAAAMGADLGCPTPADAMAECAALTPTFSGISHTRLDRDGPLHWPCRSPDEPGEGRLYLDSFATPDGRAALAARPHLPPGEQPDATFPYVLITGRRLEHYNSGSMSRRTPNRQLRPREVLDLHPDDAARLDLADGDLVDVTSRRATVTYPVHLTDTVAPGQMFTTFTFPDIRTNALTSDATDAETGCPEYKVTAVSLSPVRAGRRVESLAVVPGRPG, from the coding sequence ATGCGGTTGTCCGTCGACACCATCGGCGTCGAGGTGGGCGCGGGGGCCACCGTGCTGGACGCCGTGCGGGCGGCCGGGGCCGTGGTGCCGACCCTCTGCTACGACGAGCGGCTCACCCCGCAGGGGTCGTGCCGGGTCTGCCTGGTCGCGGTCCAGGGGCGGGCGGTGCCGGCCTGCACCACCCCCGCCGCCGACGGGATGGAGATACAGACCGGCGGTGAAGTCGCCCGCAGGCCGGCGCGGCTCGCCCTGGAACTCCTCGTCTCCCAGCTGCCCGCGCGGGCGCTGGACATCCCTGCCGAGCGCAGCGAACTGGTGCGCGCCTGCCACCATTTCGGCCTGACCGCAAGCCGCTTCGACGGTGCGACCCGCAACGCGGGCGTCGACCATTCCCACCCGTACGTCAAACTCGACCGGGACCTGTGCATCGCCTGCAACCGGTGCGTACGCATGTGCGCCGAGGTGCAGGGCACGTTCGCGCTCTCCCTGGCCGGTCGTGGGTTCGACACCGTCGTCGTCGCCGGCACCGGCGGGCCGTGGGTCTCGTCCCCCTGCGTGGCCTGCGGTGGCTGCGTCGACACCTGCCCGAGCGGGGCGCTGTCCGAGCCGGGGCTGTCCGACCCGCGTCCGATCAGCCGGACGACCACCACCACCTGCGGGTACTGCGGCGTGGGCTGCACCCTGCGGGTGCACGTACGCGACGATGCCGTCGCGGCGATCACCCCCGTGCACGACGCCCCGGTCAACCGTGGCCACGCCTGCGTCAAGGGCCGCTTCGCCCACGCCTTCATCCGGTCCCGGGAGCGGCTGACCACCCCACTGGTCCGCGACGGCGGTCGTGACTCGCCGTTGCGGCCCGCGTCCTGGCGGGAGGCTCTCACCGTCGCGGCGACCCGGCTGGCCGCCATCCGCGACCGCCACGGGCCCGACGCCATCGGCATGATCTCCTCCGCACGGGCGACCAACGAGGAGAACTACCTCGCCCAGAAGTTCGCCCGCGTCGTGCTCGGCACCAACAACATCGACAACTGCTCCCGGCTGTGCCACGCCCCGTCCGCGGTCGGGCTCACCGCGTCGTTCGGCCACGCCGGGGGCACCAACTCCGTCGACGACCTCGACCACACCGACTGCATCCTGATCGCCGGCGCGAACCCGACCGAGGCCCACCCGGTCATCGGCGCCCGGCTCAAACAGCTGGTGCTGCGCGGTGCCCGGCTCGTCGTCATCGATCCCCGCCGCATCGACCTCGCCGAGATGGCCGACGTGCACGTCCAGGCCGGACCGGGATCCAATGTCGCCGTCTTCAACGGCATCGCCCGAGTGCTGCTCGACGAGGGATACGCCGACCGGGAATTCCTCCGCACCCGGGCCAGCGGGCTCGCCGAACTCACCGCGCTGCTGGCCGACTATCCGCCCGACCACGCGGCACGGCTCGCCGGCGTCGCGCCCGGGACGCTGATCGAGGCGGCCCGCCTCTACGGGGCCGCGCGCCGCCCGGCGATCCTCTACGGCCTCGGCATCACCGAACACGCCCACGGCACCGACGGTGTACGCACCCTGGCGAACCTCGCCATCCTCAAAGGCGCGGTCGGAACCCCCGGCTGCTGCGGCGTGCTGTCCATGCGAGGACAGAACAACGTGCAAGGCGCCTCGGACATGGGTGCCCTGCCGGACATGCTGCCCGGCTACCAACGCCTCACCGACTCCGGCGTCCGCGCCCGGTTCGACCGAGCCTGGCACGCGGAGGTACCCGCACGGCCCGGCCTGCGCATCCTGGACATGTTCGCCTCCGCGATCGCCGGCCACGTGCGCGCGATGTACGTCATCGGCGAGGACATCGCCCAGACCGACCCGGACAGCGGCAACGTGCGCCGGGCACTGGCCGCCTGCGACCTCGTCATCAACCACGACGTGTTCCTGTCCACCACCGCCGAACACGCCGACGTGGTGTTCCCCGCCGTGCCCTTCCTCGAGAAGGACGGCACCTTCGTCAACTTCGACCGCCGCGTCCAGCGGGTCCGCCCGGCGCTGGACCCGCCCGGACAGGCCCGCAGCGACTTCGACATCCTGCACCTGCTCGCCGCCGCCATGGGTGCCGACCTCGGTTGCCCCACTCCCGCCGACGCGATGGCCGAATGCGCCGCACTGACCCCCACCTTCTCCGGCATCTCGCACACCCGGCTCGACCGCGACGGGCCGCTGCACTGGCCCTGCCGCAGCCCGGACGAACCCGGCGAAGGTCGCCTCTACCTCGACTCGTTCGCCACCCCCGACGGCCGGGCCGCACTCGCGGCCCGGCCGCACCTGCCGCCCGGCGAGCAACCCGACGCCACCTTCCCGTACGTTCTGATCACCGGCCGCCGACTGGAGCACTACAACAGCGGATCGATGAGCCGCCGAACCCCCAACCGCCAGCTCCGCCCCCGCGAAGTGCTCGACCTGCACCCGGACGACGCCGCGCGGCTCGACCTGGCCGACGGCGACCTCGTCGACGTGACCAGCCGCCGGGCAACCGTCACCTACCCCGTCCACCTGACCGACACCGTCGCCCCCGGGCAGATGTTCACCACCTTCACCTTCCCCGACATCCGTACCAACGCCCTGACCTCCGACGCCACCGACGCGGAGACCGGCTGCCCCGAGTACAAGGTGACCGCCGTCTCCCTGAGCCCGGTCAGAGCCGGACGCCGAGTCGAGAGCCTCGCGGTCGTGCCCGGCCGCCCCGGCTGA
- a CDS encoding NAD(P)H-dependent oxidoreductase subunit E, protein MGEPREAFVELQDRLRRPGTAMLDRLRRAQAEDGRVDAEDLARAAGEFGWPVAAVTGSATYYADFAEGRRGGRHVRVCEGTSCFVSGQGEHTARLERALGVRLGERAADGSVSLQGVRCLGYCYDSPAALDGELPASGETLGGLFGDPLAAQRRTRPGWVEPAKMRAAEIPYASAVDRPVVLAGLLGGEQPWTVWPSVVATGSPERVTAEVAASGLRGRGGAGFPVAEKWSMAAGEPAPRYVVGNGDEGDPGSYGDRLLMEQDPHRVLEGLALAGFAVGARHGLILVRSEYPVAADRLRAAVAQAREAGHLGERVHGSPVDFDVEIVVGAGSYVAGEETALLHALAGLRAAVRARPPYPTSHGFLGRPTAVNNVETLAAVPWIVRHGGAAYARLGHPDEPGTKLVCLSQRFRRPGVYEVEFGVPLRHLVTDLGGGLREPYQLRAVQVGGPLGGFLTPDQLDLPLLTEPLATAGAAMGHASLVAVDSTVPAAAILRHAWAFGAAESCGACTPCRVGTRRGMELVERLGEPEQAGAVLADHEPLLDVLTVASLCAFGRGVACAVRSLLRVYSDELRRAAPTGGGGG, encoded by the coding sequence GTGGGCGAGCCACGGGAGGCTTTCGTCGAATTGCAGGACCGGCTGCGCCGGCCGGGTACGGCGATGTTGGATCGGCTTCGGCGCGCCCAGGCCGAGGACGGGCGGGTCGATGCCGAGGATCTGGCGCGGGCGGCAGGCGAGTTCGGCTGGCCGGTGGCGGCCGTGACCGGCTCGGCGACCTACTACGCGGACTTCGCGGAGGGTCGCCGTGGCGGGCGGCACGTGCGGGTGTGCGAGGGCACCTCCTGCTTCGTGAGCGGCCAGGGCGAGCACACCGCTCGGCTGGAGCGGGCGCTGGGCGTGCGGCTGGGCGAGCGTGCCGCGGACGGGTCGGTATCGCTGCAAGGGGTGCGCTGTCTCGGGTACTGCTACGACTCGCCCGCCGCACTCGACGGGGAGCTACCCGCCAGCGGGGAGACTCTGGGTGGGCTGTTCGGTGACCCCTTGGCCGCACAGCGGCGGACGCGGCCCGGTTGGGTCGAGCCGGCGAAGATGCGGGCGGCGGAGATCCCGTACGCGAGCGCGGTCGATCGGCCGGTGGTGCTGGCCGGGTTGCTCGGTGGCGAGCAGCCGTGGACGGTGTGGCCCAGCGTGGTGGCGACCGGATCACCGGAGCGGGTGACCGCCGAGGTCGCCGCCTCGGGCTTGCGTGGGCGGGGCGGGGCCGGTTTCCCGGTGGCGGAGAAGTGGTCGATGGCCGCCGGCGAGCCCGCGCCCCGGTACGTGGTGGGCAACGGCGACGAGGGTGATCCCGGCTCGTACGGGGATCGGCTGCTGATGGAACAGGATCCGCATCGCGTCCTGGAGGGCCTGGCGCTGGCCGGTTTCGCGGTGGGCGCGCGGCACGGGCTGATCCTCGTCCGCTCGGAGTACCCGGTGGCCGCCGATCGGCTGCGTGCCGCGGTGGCGCAGGCGCGGGAGGCCGGCCACCTGGGCGAGCGGGTGCACGGCTCGCCCGTCGACTTCGACGTGGAGATCGTGGTGGGCGCCGGCTCGTACGTGGCCGGGGAGGAGACGGCGCTGCTGCACGCCCTGGCCGGGCTGCGGGCGGCCGTGCGGGCGCGCCCCCCGTACCCGACCAGCCACGGCTTCCTCGGACGGCCGACAGCGGTGAACAACGTGGAGACCCTGGCGGCCGTACCGTGGATCGTCCGGCATGGTGGGGCGGCCTACGCCCGGCTGGGCCACCCGGACGAGCCCGGCACCAAGCTGGTCTGCCTGAGCCAACGGTTCCGCCGGCCGGGCGTGTACGAGGTGGAGTTCGGCGTGCCGCTGCGCCACCTCGTGACCGATCTCGGCGGCGGCCTGCGCGAGCCGTACCAGCTACGCGCGGTGCAGGTCGGCGGCCCGCTCGGCGGCTTCCTCACCCCCGACCAGCTCGACCTGCCGCTGCTGACCGAGCCGCTTGCGACGGCCGGGGCCGCGATGGGCCACGCCAGCCTCGTCGCGGTCGACTCGACCGTACCGGCCGCCGCGATCCTGCGGCACGCGTGGGCGTTCGGGGCGGCGGAGAGCTGCGGCGCCTGCACCCCCTGCCGGGTGGGCACCCGCCGGGGCATGGAACTGGTCGAGCGGCTCGGCGAACCTGAGCAGGCCGGGGCGGTGCTCGCCGACCACGAACCACTGCTCGACGTGCTGACGGTGGCGAGCCTGTGCGCGTTCGGGCGTGGGGTGGCCTGCGCGGTGCGCAGCCTGCTGCGGGTGTACTCCGACGAGCTGCGCCGAGCGGCCCCCACCGGCGGCGGGGGCGGATAG
- a CDS encoding heavy metal translocating P-type ATPase produces MGAESGGCVPERPVRRHRVDWRQWAPLTLLTLAVLVGAGLWSAGLRGAAELIWAAVTLVALLPAVWSTLRQLWHRQFGVDVVAVLALVGTLLVREYLAGAVIAVMVATGQALEDYAQRRATRDLRALLERAPRQARRRTPDGGIEVVPLDRVAVGDRLVVGPGDAVPVDGTVEEPATLDESVVTGESQLVTRTTGEQVASGVVNAGAGFGLRATKNAAESTYAGIVRLAEEATARKAPMVRLADRYAAAFVPFTLLLAGAAWLLTGQFLRAVAVLVVATPCPLLLATPIAIVSGLSRAARRGVLVRDGGSLELLGRARTLLMDKTGTLTAGHPRAAETVVAPGGDRDELLRLAASVEQLSPHVLAAALVRQARDRGLPLAEPTDVTEEPGRGVTGRVEGRMIRVGQLVGDPPEWAHQVRERAELAGHSTVWVSDDRAPLGAILLEDPVRPDARRTVRRLREAGLRRLIMVTGDRPRTARQVAQTVGVDDVIAQCSPQEKVARVRAESRQAVTVMVGDGVNDAPALAEAHVGVAMGATGATASADVADAVLTVDRLDRLADAVEIARYARRIAVQSATVGMGLAVVAMAFAAAGRLPPVAGAFLQEGIDVLVILNALRALGGGVRRRDVPPRTRELLDRYAGEHVAVRGVLDRLRDTADLVATRPDAPECVPALREVHRRLVDEVLPHEAAEERQLYPALAGPLGSDEATSTMSRTHVEISRLVDRIGGHLAQQPDGRLRRDAVPDLLATLYGLDAVLRLHLTQEEEDYFSLDPPDSPAR; encoded by the coding sequence GTGGGAGCGGAATCGGGTGGATGCGTGCCGGAGCGGCCGGTGCGGCGGCACCGGGTGGATTGGCGCCAGTGGGCCCCGCTGACCCTGCTCACCCTGGCCGTGCTGGTCGGTGCCGGGTTGTGGTCCGCCGGGCTGCGGGGTGCGGCCGAGCTGATCTGGGCGGCGGTGACCCTGGTGGCGCTGCTGCCGGCCGTCTGGTCGACGCTGCGGCAGCTCTGGCATCGGCAGTTCGGAGTCGACGTGGTCGCCGTGCTGGCGCTGGTCGGCACCCTGCTGGTCCGCGAGTACCTGGCCGGCGCGGTGATCGCGGTGATGGTCGCGACCGGGCAGGCGCTGGAGGACTACGCCCAGCGCCGGGCCACCCGCGACCTGCGGGCGCTGCTGGAACGCGCGCCGCGGCAGGCCCGGCGGCGTACCCCGGACGGCGGGATCGAGGTGGTGCCGCTGGACCGGGTGGCGGTGGGGGACCGGCTGGTGGTCGGCCCCGGCGACGCGGTACCGGTGGACGGGACCGTGGAGGAGCCCGCCACGCTGGACGAGTCGGTGGTCACCGGCGAGTCGCAGCTGGTCACTCGCACCACCGGCGAGCAGGTGGCCAGCGGCGTGGTCAACGCCGGCGCCGGGTTCGGGCTGCGGGCGACGAAGAACGCGGCGGAGAGCACGTACGCCGGGATCGTCCGGCTGGCCGAGGAGGCCACCGCACGGAAGGCCCCGATGGTCCGGCTCGCCGACCGGTACGCCGCCGCGTTCGTGCCGTTCACCCTGCTGCTGGCCGGCGCCGCCTGGCTGCTGACCGGCCAGTTCCTCCGGGCGGTGGCGGTGCTGGTGGTGGCCACCCCCTGCCCGCTGCTGCTGGCCACGCCGATCGCGATCGTCTCCGGGCTGTCCCGGGCGGCCCGGCGCGGCGTGCTGGTCCGCGACGGCGGTTCGCTGGAGCTGCTCGGCCGCGCCCGGACCCTGCTGATGGACAAGACCGGCACGCTCACCGCCGGCCACCCCCGGGCCGCCGAGACGGTCGTCGCGCCCGGCGGCGACCGGGACGAACTGCTTCGCCTGGCCGCCTCCGTCGAGCAGCTCTCCCCGCACGTGCTGGCCGCGGCTCTGGTCCGGCAGGCCCGGGACCGGGGGCTGCCGCTGGCCGAACCGACCGACGTCACCGAGGAACCGGGGCGCGGGGTGACCGGCCGGGTGGAGGGGCGGATGATCCGGGTCGGCCAGCTCGTCGGCGATCCGCCCGAGTGGGCGCACCAGGTACGCGAGCGCGCCGAACTGGCCGGCCACTCCACCGTCTGGGTCAGCGACGACCGGGCCCCACTCGGGGCGATCCTGCTGGAGGACCCGGTACGCCCCGACGCCCGGCGGACCGTGCGGCGGCTGCGGGAGGCGGGGCTCCGCCGGCTGATCATGGTCACCGGTGACCGGCCGCGTACCGCCCGGCAGGTGGCGCAGACCGTCGGCGTCGACGATGTGATCGCCCAGTGCTCGCCGCAGGAGAAGGTGGCCCGGGTCCGGGCGGAGTCCCGGCAGGCGGTCACCGTGATGGTCGGCGACGGCGTCAACGACGCGCCGGCCCTGGCCGAGGCGCACGTCGGCGTGGCGATGGGCGCCACCGGAGCGACCGCCTCCGCCGACGTGGCCGACGCGGTGCTCACCGTCGACCGGCTGGACCGGCTCGCCGACGCCGTCGAGATCGCCCGGTACGCGCGCCGCATCGCGGTGCAGAGCGCCACCGTCGGCATGGGCCTGGCCGTCGTCGCGATGGCGTTCGCCGCCGCTGGCAGGCTGCCTCCGGTCGCCGGCGCGTTCCTCCAGGAGGGCATCGACGTGCTGGTCATCCTCAACGCGCTGCGCGCCCTCGGCGGCGGCGTGCGCCGCCGGGACGTCCCGCCGCGGACCCGGGAACTGCTCGACCGGTACGCCGGCGAGCACGTCGCGGTGCGGGGCGTGCTGGACCGGCTGCGCGACACCGCCGACCTGGTGGCGACCCGCCCCGACGCGCCGGAGTGCGTGCCGGCGCTGCGCGAGGTGCACCGCCGGCTGGTCGACGAGGTCCTGCCACACGAGGCGGCCGAGGAGCGGCAGCTCTATCCGGCCCTCGCTGGCCCGCTCGGCAGCGACGAGGCGACCTCGACGATGAGCCGGACACATGTGGAGATCAGCCGGCTGGTGGACCGGATCGGCGGCCACCTGGCGCAACAACCGGACGGTCGACTGCGCCGCGACGCGGTGCCCGACCTGCTGGCCACCCTGTACGGGCTGGACGCCGTGCTCCGCCTGCACCTGACGCAGGAAGAGGAGGACTACTTCTCCCTCGACCCACCGGACAGCCCGGCACGGTGA